A genome region from Vulpes lagopus strain Blue_001 chromosome 7, ASM1834538v1, whole genome shotgun sequence includes the following:
- the ENHO gene encoding adropin, translating into MGAAISQGALIAIVCNGLVGFLLLLLWVILCWACHSRSADIDSLSESSPNSSPGPCPEKAPPPQKPSHEGSYLLQP; encoded by the coding sequence ATGGGGGCAGCCATCTCCCAAGGGGCCCTCATTGCCATCGTCTGCAACGGCCTCGTaggcttcctgctgctgctgctctgggtCATTCTCTGCTGGGCCTGCCATTCCCGCTCTGCGGACATCGACTCTCTTTCGGAATCCAGTCCCAACTCCAGCCCTGGCCCCTGTCCTGAGAAGGCACCCCCGCCCCAGAAGCCCAGCCATGAAGGCAGCTACCTGCTGCAGCCCTGA